A region of Malaciobacter marinus DNA encodes the following proteins:
- a CDS encoding PAS domain-containing sensor histidine kinase, with product MIEETEISLDCLSSLIFNANDIIFITDLDSKKVVYANNLFLEKFEYTKDELVHLDISDIRKQKENKPFNTLKKELETTKSSITYAKYFSKSGNKYSLESSNKLQKINNKNYLVSIAREITEKLEKEFLIKKELNIKIAEIENQKIFLNTLLKNNPTAIFYKNIHGKYLGCNKAWEKLTGIKEDEVLGKSVFDIAPKDIAKIYFEEDKKVFSLEESPQIYQAEVYNKSIDKRFDVVFYKSAYFDAKGEVLGLIGVVIDVTQVMKLEKEKEKKEKIIYQQSKMAAMGEMIENIAHQWRQPLSTMTVSASGIKMQKEFGILKDESLSEFIEAILESSKHLSQTIDDFRNFFKTTKYEEIFNIKNIFNKTLVLLSSKFKNRNIKIEQDIQSVEIKSLQNELIHVILNILNNSNDALEKLDIEEKTIFIKSEKYLTNKLKIEISDNAGGINENIIFKIFDPYFTTKHQSQGTGIGLYMTKEIVNKHLNGSIDVKNIDFSYKEKNYTGAKFTIILPI from the coding sequence TTACAGATTTAGATTCAAAAAAAGTTGTATACGCAAATAATTTATTTTTAGAAAAATTTGAATACACAAAAGATGAGTTAGTACATTTAGATATTTCAGATATTAGAAAGCAAAAAGAAAACAAACCTTTTAATACTTTAAAAAAAGAGTTAGAAACGACAAAAAGTAGTATTACATATGCTAAATATTTTTCAAAATCAGGTAATAAATACTCCTTAGAATCAAGTAATAAACTTCAAAAAATAAACAATAAAAACTATTTAGTAAGCATAGCAAGAGAAATAACAGAAAAACTAGAGAAAGAGTTTTTAATAAAAAAAGAACTAAATATAAAAATAGCTGAAATTGAAAATCAAAAAATATTTTTAAATACTTTACTAAAAAACAATCCAACAGCAATCTTTTATAAAAATATTCATGGAAAATATTTAGGTTGCAACAAAGCTTGGGAAAAATTAACAGGAATCAAAGAAGATGAAGTATTGGGAAAATCGGTTTTTGATATAGCTCCTAAAGATATTGCAAAAATTTATTTTGAAGAAGATAAAAAAGTATTTTCCCTTGAAGAGAGTCCTCAAATATATCAAGCAGAAGTTTACAACAAATCAATTGATAAAAGATTTGATGTTGTTTTTTATAAATCAGCATATTTTGATGCAAAAGGTGAAGTATTAGGTCTAATTGGAGTTGTTATTGATGTGACACAAGTTATGAAATTAGAAAAAGAGAAAGAAAAAAAAGAAAAAATCATATACCAACAATCAAAAATGGCAGCAATGGGTGAAATGATAGAGAATATAGCTCACCAATGGAGACAACCCCTTTCAACTATGACAGTAAGTGCTAGTGGAATAAAAATGCAAAAAGAGTTTGGAATTTTAAAAGATGAAAGTTTAAGTGAATTTATTGAAGCCATATTAGAATCCTCAAAGCATCTTTCACAAACAATAGATGATTTTAGGAATTTTTTCAAAACTACAAAATATGAAGAAATTTTTAATATCAAAAATATTTTTAATAAAACACTAGTTTTACTCTCATCAAAATTTAAAAATAGAAATATCAAAATAGAACAAGATATACAAAGTGTTGAAATAAAATCATTACAAAATGAATTAATACATGTTATTTTAAATATATTGAATAATTCAAATGATGCTTTAGAAAAACTTGATATAGAAGAAAAAACTATTTTTATTAAAAGTGAAAAATATTTAACAAACAAATTAAAAATTGAAATAAGTGACAATGCTGGTGGGATTAATGAAAATATAATATTTAAGATATTTGATCCATACTTTACTACAAAACATCAAAGCCAAGGAACAGGAATAGGACTTTATATGACTAAAGAGATAGTAAATAAACACTTAAATGGCTCAATAGATGTAAAAAATATAGATTTTAGTTATAAAGAAAAAAATTACACAGGAGCAAAGTTTACAATAATACTTCCTATATAA
- a CDS encoding ABC transporter substrate-binding protein, with translation MYLKIFVLLIISFQISLSKENRLIIAGPIATVSHPFFHIIKTNALNDVTNNLEFKLWKNPDELRSLILNNNVDIIAIPTNVAANLYNKKQDIKLLGVSIWGILGLISRDNNLKTLKDFKNKEIVVPFRQDMPDIVLKQLIKKQGMDIHKDFKIRYASSPIDAMQMLILRQVDHALLAEPAISIALRKTKSFPLKLVAPDLYRSVNLQEEWGKTFNTKEQVPQAGIAILGKLSNNKYLIKRFEQEYIKSLNWYKNNPKKASKLTVANLKMLEEKGLTDSIKYVDIEYKKAIDSKDDIEEFFKILMQSNPKLIGSKLPDSNFYYKD, from the coding sequence ATGTATCTTAAAATATTTGTTTTACTCATTATATCATTTCAGATAAGTTTATCAAAAGAAAATAGATTGATTATTGCAGGTCCTATTGCAACGGTTTCACACCCATTTTTTCATATAATAAAAACCAATGCATTAAATGATGTAACAAATAATTTAGAATTTAAACTTTGGAAAAATCCCGATGAACTAAGAAGTTTAATATTAAATAACAATGTTGACATTATAGCAATACCTACAAATGTTGCTGCAAATTTATATAATAAAAAACAAGATATAAAACTACTTGGAGTTTCAATTTGGGGGATACTTGGTTTAATAAGTAGAGATAATAATTTAAAAACACTAAAAGATTTTAAAAACAAAGAAATAGTTGTTCCTTTTAGACAAGACATGCCAGATATTGTATTAAAACAGCTTATAAAAAAACAGGGAATGGATATTCACAAGGATTTTAAAATTAGATATGCAAGTTCTCCTATTGATGCAATGCAAATGCTTATTTTAAGACAAGTTGATCATGCACTACTTGCAGAACCTGCTATATCTATTGCTTTAAGAAAAACAAAATCTTTTCCTTTAAAACTTGTTGCTCCTGATTTATATAGAAGTGTAAATCTACAGGAGGAATGGGGGAAAACTTTTAATACAAAAGAACAAGTTCCTCAAGCAGGAATTGCTATACTTGGGAAACTATCAAATAATAAATATTTAATAAAAAGATTTGAACAAGAGTATATAAAATCTCTTAACTGGTATAAAAATAATCCTAAAAAAGCTTCAAAATTAACTGTTGCAAATTTAAAAATGCTTGAAGAAAAAGGTTTAACTGATTCTATTAAATATGTAGATATAGAATATAAAAAAGCAATTGATTCAAAAGATGATATTGAAGAATTTTTCAAAATTTTAATGCAAAGTAATCCCAAACTAATTGGAAGTAAACTTCCAGATTCTAATTTCTACTATAAAGATTAA
- a CDS encoding ABC transporter permease yields MKFIFKILKDFPKYLFSGLTSIASIFLFIALWDMTNQLYGTLVLPSPKETFITLYELLNDEIIYGEIKLTIYRAFYGFFLSLIIGTILGVLAGFFATASIMSRPIVTILVGMPPIAWIVLAMIWFGMSDKTVIFTVVIASFPIIFVGSLQGTRTLDSDLKEMAQSFNLPFKMKLFDIYFPHIFSYVFPAWVSALGMSWKIVVMAELLSSNSGIGAQLAIARSLLDTPTALALVIIMIGSLLFIEYIILEPIKREVESWRD; encoded by the coding sequence ATGAAATTTATATTTAAAATATTAAAAGATTTTCCTAAATATCTATTTAGTGGATTAACCTCTATTGCATCTATTTTTTTGTTTATAGCACTTTGGGATATGACAAATCAACTTTATGGAACATTAGTATTACCTTCACCTAAAGAGACATTCATAACTTTATATGAGCTTTTAAATGATGAAATAATTTATGGTGAAATAAAATTGACTATTTATAGAGCATTTTATGGTTTTTTTTTATCCTTAATTATTGGAACAATACTTGGAGTATTAGCAGGTTTTTTTGCAACTGCATCTATTATGAGTAGACCAATTGTTACTATTTTAGTAGGAATGCCTCCAATTGCTTGGATAGTACTTGCAATGATTTGGTTTGGGATGAGTGATAAAACTGTTATTTTTACTGTTGTTATAGCATCTTTTCCTATTATATTTGTAGGATCTTTACAAGGTACAAGAACTTTAGATTCAGATTTAAAAGAGATGGCACAAAGTTTTAATCTACCTTTTAAAATGAAATTATTTGACATATACTTTCCACACATCTTCTCTTATGTATTTCCTGCTTGGGTTAGTGCTTTAGGAATGAGTTGGAAAATAGTTGTTATGGCTGAATTACTATCTTCAAATAGTGGTATTGGTGCACAATTAGCAATTGCAAGAAGTTTACTTGATACCCCAACAGCTCTAGCTTTAGTAATAATAATGATTGGTTCACTTTTATTTATTGAATATATCATATTAGAACCAATTAAAAGAGAGGTTGAATCATGGAGAGACTAG
- a CDS encoding ATP-binding cassette domain-containing protein — translation MERLEVKNLSFSFGVTQVLDEINFTLNKGHVLSIVGPSGGGKSTLLKLCANILNIEQGEINNSFKYCSFAFQDTRLLPWKNVIDNISLSLLAKNINKKEALLKAENIAIKMGLKQEDFDKFPKDLSGGMKQRVSFARALVINPKLLFLDEPFSALDIGLKKELQEYLINLVENENLSILFITHDLMEAVKLSDEILVLEPNPGRVVKSFKIDEQKSLRDTNFVYKTSAKLLNNKYIIDTFFKG, via the coding sequence ATGGAGAGACTAGAGGTAAAAAATTTATCATTCTCTTTTGGAGTAACACAAGTATTAGATGAAATAAACTTTACTTTAAACAAAGGTCATGTTTTATCAATAGTTGGTCCAAGTGGTGGAGGCAAAAGTACTTTATTGAAATTATGTGCAAATATTTTAAATATTGAGCAAGGAGAGATTAATAACTCTTTTAAATATTGTTCTTTTGCTTTTCAAGATACAAGATTGCTTCCATGGAAAAATGTTATTGACAATATTAGCTTAAGCTTATTAGCAAAAAATATAAATAAAAAAGAAGCATTATTAAAAGCAGAAAATATTGCAATTAAAATGGGATTAAAACAAGAAGATTTTGATAAATTTCCAAAAGATTTAAGTGGAGGGATGAAACAAAGAGTTTCATTTGCAAGAGCTTTAGTTATAAATCCAAAACTTCTATTTTTAGATGAACCATTTTCTGCACTTGATATTGGTTTAAAAAAAGAGTTACAAGAGTATTTAATCAACTTAGTTGAGAATGAAAACCTCAGTATATTATTTATTACTCATGATTTAATGGAAGCTGTAAAATTAAGTGATGAGATTTTGGTTTTAGAACCAAATCCAGGAAGAGTAGTTAAAAGTTTTAAAATAGATGAACAAAAAAGTTTAAGAGATACTAACTTTGTATATAAAACAAGTGCAAAACTTTTAAACAACAAATATATAATTGATACATTTTTCAAAGGATAA
- a CDS encoding NnrS family protein, with the protein MQKSEHYGSYPKNINPPIYLAYAFRIFFLILPYYIVLNIILWGFVYSGYLNLNFMDDILTWHIYEFLYGVGSAGICAFVLTAVPEFFKKELPVVDKKLLYIFIMWILGRVSFWFIDYIHIYIVAFLNCFLLLYTIYLVYKPFFKDNNQKHTSILICIITIFLIQVLFFLSYTSLININSFEILKFSLSFFMILILLVLRRVNMETVNNLLEKKDINKVFLAKSFRYNIAIFTIIIFATVSLFFPNNYALTWIAFACSFAILSLLNDYFIQEPSIFKSYLILSLISLILIMSLGYFSIGYAFLMQEFFEISNYIHFLTTGAFGLAFYLVMVVVSYVHTGRELVIENKAFLGALLIIFATILRVFFESQNIYLISTIFWASAFLIYSFSYSSYLLKKRVDNLPG; encoded by the coding sequence ATGCAAAAAAGTGAACATTATGGAAGTTATCCAAAAAATATTAATCCTCCTATTTATTTAGCATATGCATTTAGAATTTTTTTCCTAATATTACCATATTACATAGTATTGAATATTATTTTATGGGGATTTGTTTATTCTGGCTATTTAAATCTAAACTTTATGGATGATATATTAACCTGGCATATTTATGAGTTTCTATATGGAGTTGGAAGTGCAGGAATATGTGCATTTGTATTAACTGCTGTTCCTGAATTTTTTAAAAAAGAATTACCAGTTGTTGATAAGAAGTTACTATATATCTTTATTATGTGGATTTTAGGAAGAGTTAGTTTTTGGTTTATTGATTATATACATATATATATTGTTGCTTTTTTAAACTGCTTTTTACTTCTTTATACTATTTATTTAGTCTATAAACCTTTTTTTAAAGATAATAATCAAAAACATACTTCAATTTTAATTTGTATAATAACTATATTTTTAATTCAAGTACTATTTTTTCTATCATATACAAGTTTAATAAATATAAATTCATTTGAAATATTAAAATTTTCATTATCTTTTTTTATGATTTTAATACTACTTGTTTTAAGAAGAGTGAACATGGAAACAGTAAATAATTTACTTGAAAAAAAAGATATTAATAAAGTATTTTTAGCAAAATCATTTAGATATAATATCGCAATATTTACTATTATAATCTTTGCAACAGTTAGTTTATTTTTTCCTAACAATTATGCTCTTACATGGATCGCTTTTGCTTGTAGTTTTGCTATATTATCTTTACTTAATGATTACTTTATTCAAGAACCATCTATTTTTAAAAGTTATTTAATACTTAGTCTAATATCTCTTATTTTAATAATGAGCTTAGGTTACTTTTCAATTGGATATGCTTTTTTAATGCAAGAATTTTTTGAAATATCTAATTATATTCATTTTTTAACAACTGGTGCTTTTGGTCTTGCTTTTTATTTAGTAATGGTAGTTGTATCATATGTTCATACAGGAAGAGAATTAGTAATTGAAAATAAAGCTTTTTTAGGGGCTTTATTAATCATATTTGCAACTATATTAAGAGTCTTTTTTGAAAGTCAAAATATATATCTTATTTCCACAATATTTTGGGCAAGTGCATTTTTAATCTATAGTTTTTCATATTCATCATATTTATTAAAAAAAAGAGTAGATAACCTTCCTGGGTAA
- a CDS encoding TonB-dependent receptor plug domain-containing protein, whose amino-acid sequence MKKKLVLSSIVSILLLQNSINANTKIDSVTVTTATKTQRTIDGVSASIQVITQKDIKRINAESLKDIIKKLSGLTIQYGTFPSASSKSKSSISIRGMSANGTLFLIDGRRMAGEVKNPYDLDRIPASSIQRIEIVKGPMSTLYGADALGGVINIITKKPTEDVQVDFSVRYGQNKDGDAKNKNASFSLRGKKDKLLYSIYANSTNTTPYTQKEKANVLVNQIGGPNHGSKQKPSNLTPGTPSYALSGLNDIYNHDVTYKEDSQTYTVGGRFDYLISDNSKVGLDINYFDETRDGSYVGYFHPSNISPAPGKKIPVFNIPVNSKDENERLDLGFDFETNINEDLILKLRAYRSYYEKRNTTTAKYFKQMGYDSKSQSASNGMNANVEIFTYEALINYIVNDSHLLTAGVEKRDEEREASVFTNSTDMSIKKVDYKAIYLQDEWKINETLNATLGLRYDKVSNAENKTTFKVGLVKNFSKELNLRTNFAQGYRTPDIREMYINKQTPNGLQQGADVAGYDLKPEFTNSYEIGIFGEYKDLRYSSSIFLNDIDDRISQVLKSNGTSSYYTFENVSSAQTKGFELDLTYDILSNLSTTLSYTELQTKNKDTNKDLEFNPKRTINLSFEYLPTDNFVLILSSRHIGKQYYQENINNTKKDKYTNNYTLFDLSANYKINKNSEFFFGVDNIFDKEVNDVIGSNIGTFFYTGMKFIF is encoded by the coding sequence ATGAAAAAAAAATTAGTTTTGTCTTCAATTGTATCTATTTTATTATTACAAAATAGTATAAATGCAAATACAAAAATAGATAGCGTTACAGTAACAACAGCAACTAAAACACAAAGAACAATTGATGGAGTAAGTGCTTCAATTCAAGTAATTACACAAAAAGATATTAAAAGGATAAATGCTGAATCATTAAAAGATATCATAAAAAAATTATCAGGATTAACAATTCAGTATGGAACATTCCCTAGTGCTAGTTCAAAATCAAAATCTTCCATATCAATTAGAGGTATGAGTGCAAATGGTACTTTATTTTTAATTGATGGAAGAAGAATGGCAGGAGAAGTAAAAAATCCTTATGACTTAGATAGAATTCCTGCAAGTTCAATACAAAGAATAGAGATAGTAAAAGGCCCAATGTCTACACTTTATGGAGCAGATGCTTTAGGTGGAGTAATTAATATTATTACAAAAAAACCTACAGAAGATGTTCAAGTTGATTTTTCAGTAAGATATGGACAAAATAAAGATGGTGATGCAAAAAATAAAAATGCATCATTTTCATTAAGAGGTAAAAAAGATAAATTACTTTATTCAATATATGCAAATAGCACAAACACTACACCATATACACAAAAAGAAAAAGCAAATGTACTAGTAAATCAAATAGGAGGACCTAATCATGGAAGTAAACAAAAACCATCAAACCTTACACCAGGAACTCCTTCTTATGCATTAAGTGGTCTAAATGATATATATAATCATGATGTTACATATAAAGAAGATAGTCAAACTTATACCGTTGGTGGAAGATTTGATTATTTAATTAGTGATAATTCAAAAGTTGGTTTAGATATTAATTACTTTGATGAAACAAGAGATGGTTCATACGTGGGATACTTTCACCCATCAAATATAAGTCCAGCACCTGGCAAAAAAATTCCAGTTTTTAATATTCCAGTTAATTCAAAAGATGAAAATGAAAGATTAGATTTAGGTTTTGATTTTGAAACTAATATTAATGAAGATTTAATTTTAAAATTAAGAGCATATAGAAGTTATTATGAAAAAAGAAATACAACAACAGCAAAATATTTTAAACAAATGGGATATGATAGTAAATCTCAATCAGCAAGTAATGGAATGAATGCAAATGTTGAAATTTTCACATATGAAGCTTTAATTAATTATATAGTAAATGATTCTCACTTACTAACAGCAGGAGTTGAAAAAAGAGATGAAGAAAGAGAAGCTAGTGTATTTACAAATAGTACTGATATGAGTATAAAAAAAGTAGATTATAAAGCTATTTATTTACAAGATGAATGGAAAATAAATGAAACTTTAAATGCGACACTTGGACTTAGATATGATAAAGTATCTAATGCAGAAAATAAAACAACATTTAAAGTAGGTCTTGTAAAAAATTTCTCTAAAGAATTAAATTTAAGAACTAACTTTGCACAAGGATATAGAACACCAGATATTAGAGAGATGTATATTAACAAACAAACACCAAATGGTTTACAACAAGGTGCTGATGTAGCTGGATATGATTTAAAACCAGAGTTTACAAACTCTTATGAAATAGGAATTTTTGGAGAGTATAAAGACTTAAGATATAGTAGTTCTATATTTTTAAATGATATTGATGATAGAATTTCACAAGTTTTAAAATCTAATGGTACTAGTAGCTATTATACTTTTGAAAATGTTAGTAGTGCTCAAACAAAAGGATTTGAACTAGATTTAACATATGATATTTTAAGTAATTTAAGTACTACTTTAAGTTACACCGAACTTCAAACTAAGAATAAAGATACAAATAAAGATTTGGAATTTAACCCAAAGAGAACTATCAATTTAAGTTTTGAATATCTTCCTACAGATAATTTTGTTCTTATTTTAAGTAGTAGACACATAGGAAAACAATACTATCAAGAAAATATAAATAATACTAAAAAAGATAAATATACAAATAATTACACTCTTTTTGATTTAAGTGCAAACTATAAAATTAACAAAAATAGTGAATTCTTTTTTGGAGTTGATAATATCTTCGATAAAGAAGTAAATGACGTAATTGGTTCAAATATTGGTACTTTTTTCTACACTGGTATGAAATTTATCTTCTAA
- a CDS encoding Opr family porin — MKRQLSLIASAAILSASSVYADSNSIDEAFKNGKISGDVSVHYETWDRNNGEEDSSFSTPSVGLKFETDSFKGFSAAVGFRGNTQTSEKNHNDYEDTMAEDGSVTEAYLHYENDIFALRAGRQEIDLEWLGDYNDGVVGILKAIPYTTLTAGYTNRQAEITLDTHDDFSRFENKKGNNTEAYVIDAKVEPLKGLVFNPYFYTADDIADYYGLKADYDTDLFGLTAHYAASNEDNPSGVEKMEDGSIYNLEGRLNIDSFTLKAGYIKTDSDGAIGSMDSLGDNIDPTEELGDAVYGTDAKSYYFGVGYTYNALELSALYTHADHNVDSRSVDDKEITLAAAYAFTEQLGAELIYSDANIDKNSDLNEGEDFNKFVANITYSF, encoded by the coding sequence ATGAAAAGACAATTAAGTTTAATTGCTAGTGCCGCAATTTTAAGTGCAAGTTCTGTTTATGCAGATTCAAATTCTATTGATGAAGCTTTTAAAAATGGGAAAATAAGTGGAGATGTATCAGTACACTATGAAACATGGGATAGAAATAATGGAGAAGAAGATAGTAGTTTTTCAACTCCATCTGTTGGATTAAAATTTGAAACTGACTCATTTAAAGGTTTCTCTGCTGCTGTAGGATTTAGAGGGAATACACAAACTTCTGAAAAAAACCATAACGATTATGAAGATACAATGGCAGAAGATGGTTCAGTAACAGAAGCATATCTTCACTATGAAAATGATATTTTTGCCCTAAGAGCTGGTAGACAAGAGATTGATTTAGAGTGGTTAGGAGATTATAATGATGGTGTTGTTGGTATCTTAAAAGCAATTCCATACACTACTTTAACTGCAGGATACACAAATAGACAAGCTGAAATTACTTTAGATACACATGATGATTTTTCAAGATTTGAAAATAAAAAAGGTAATAATACAGAAGCATATGTAATTGATGCAAAAGTTGAACCTTTAAAAGGTTTAGTATTTAATCCATACTTTTATACAGCAGATGATATTGCTGATTATTATGGTTTAAAAGCTGATTATGATACTGATTTATTTGGTTTAACTGCTCACTATGCAGCTTCAAATGAGGATAATCCAAGTGGCGTAGAAAAAATGGAAGATGGAAGTATTTATAATTTAGAAGGTAGATTAAATATTGACTCTTTTACTTTAAAAGCTGGATATATTAAAACAGATAGTGACGGAGCAATTGGTTCAATGGATTCATTAGGTGATAATATTGACCCAACAGAAGAGTTAGGTGATGCAGTTTATGGAACAGATGCAAAATCTTACTACTTTGGTGTAGGTTATACATATAATGCTTTAGAGCTTTCTGCACTTTACACACATGCAGATCATAATGTAGACTCAAGAAGCGTAGATGACAAAGAGATTACATTAGCAGCTGCTTATGCTTTTACAGAGCAACTTGGTGCTGAACTTATCTATTCTGATGCAAACATTGATAAAAACTCTGATTTAAATGAAGGTGAAGACTTCAATAAGTTTGTTGCAAACATCACTTATAGTTTCTAA
- a CDS encoding DUF2325 domain-containing protein, with the protein MSVLIIGGDKISHISNMLEDLGAKTIKHWDARKKSSAPKKKVPQDTDCIIMLTSFLNHNTMLKYKSEAKKKNIPFICAKRSVNCVYDEYVKIMGIKNCADCYANCGFK; encoded by the coding sequence ATGAGTGTATTAATTATAGGCGGAGATAAGATTTCACATATATCAAATATGTTAGAAGATTTAGGTGCTAAAACAATCAAACATTGGGATGCAAGAAAAAAATCATCTGCTCCTAAGAAAAAAGTTCCTCAAGACACAGATTGTATCATAATGTTAACATCATTTTTAAATCACAATACAATGCTTAAGTATAAAAGTGAAGCAAAGAAAAAAAATATTCCTTTTATATGTGCAAAAAGAAGTGTAAATTGCGTATATGATGAGTATGTTAAAATCATGGGAATAAAAAATTGTGCTGATTGTTATGCAAATTGTGGATTTAAATAA
- a CDS encoding flavodoxin: MATALFFASSTGNTEEVAQKIADNLGNIEMFNICDEDIQKINKFDKIILGTSTWGEGELQDDWDEIWEDFCELDLSGKTVALFGLGDQDGYGDEFCDALGIMYEQVKKANANIIGFTSTQDYDFEYSKAQIDDEFAGLVIDEDNQDDLTDERIKTWVEKIKADIL, encoded by the coding sequence ATGGCAACAGCACTATTTTTTGCAAGTAGCACAGGAAACACAGAAGAAGTAGCACAAAAAATCGCAGATAATTTAGGCAATATTGAAATGTTTAATATTTGTGATGAAGATATTCAAAAAATAAATAAATTTGATAAAATTATTTTAGGTACATCTACGTGGGGTGAAGGAGAGTTACAAGATGACTGGGATGAGATATGGGAAGATTTTTGTGAACTTGATTTAAGTGGTAAAACAGTAGCTTTATTTGGTCTTGGTGACCAAGATGGTTATGGTGATGAATTTTGTGATGCTTTAGGTATTATGTACGAACAAGTAAAAAAAGCAAATGCAAATATTATTGGTTTTACATCAACTCAAGATTATGATTTTGAATACTCAAAAGCTCAAATTGATGATGAGTTTGCAGGCTTAGTAATTGATGAAGATAATCAAGATGACCTAACAGATGAAAGAATCAAAACTTGGGTTGAAAAAATAAAAGCTGATATTTTATAA